One Coriobacteriia bacterium genomic window carries:
- a CDS encoding V-type ATP synthase subunit E family protein — protein sequence MALADIIACIESDASAEAEVIVAQAREQAAALLAAAEHDAAASGAATLAGAQRAAESEASSLVAGARLEARDEAVRAKRDVLVETLSTVIEAIEALPGDRYAEFLGGLIGDNVRDGDTVALAAADQPVAAQIRRVVEQRAGAVTLEWAPGPAPLERGAAVTGQRTSLMLTPETVVEARRDELELTMAASLFAPEGA from the coding sequence GTGGCACTTGCTGACATCATCGCCTGCATAGAGAGCGATGCTTCGGCCGAGGCCGAGGTCATCGTGGCCCAGGCCCGGGAGCAAGCCGCGGCCCTGCTCGCCGCCGCCGAGCACGATGCCGCCGCGTCCGGTGCGGCAACACTCGCGGGAGCGCAGCGCGCAGCGGAGTCCGAGGCGTCTTCGCTCGTTGCGGGCGCTCGACTTGAAGCTCGCGACGAGGCTGTTCGCGCCAAGCGGGACGTGCTCGTGGAGACGCTCTCGACGGTCATCGAAGCTATCGAGGCGCTGCCGGGCGACCGCTACGCGGAGTTCCTCGGTGGCCTCATCGGCGATAACGTCCGCGACGGTGACACGGTCGCACTCGCGGCCGCGGATCAGCCCGTGGCCGCACAGATCAGGCGCGTGGTCGAGCAGCGAGCGGGCGCGGTGACCCTGGAGTGGGCACCAGGGCCGGCCCCTTTGGAGCGCGGCGCCGCCGTGACCGGCCAGCGCACCAGTCTGATGCTCACGCCCGAGACCGTGGTCGAAGCGCGCCGTGATGAGCTTGAGCTCACCATGGCGGCATCTCTGTTCGCACCGGAAGGGGCGTGA